From Bacteroidales bacterium, one genomic window encodes:
- a CDS encoding RNA polymerase sigma factor, which produces MQEDSEILALYKEEGKADYAFNLIVRKYSERLYWHLRELAGNHEDANDLLQNSLIKIWNNLPTFRGESKLYTWIYRIATNEALTWLKKQRFENRFSLTNFDKALANKLTTDDFFNGDQIQLALQQEVMKLPDKQRAIFSMRYFQDMKYEEIAEITESNVGAVKTSYSIAYNKISDNLKKKF; this is translated from the coding sequence ATGCAGGAAGATTCTGAAATACTGGCGCTCTACAAAGAGGAGGGGAAGGCTGATTATGCCTTCAATCTCATCGTACGCAAATATAGCGAGCGTCTGTATTGGCATTTGAGAGAATTGGCCGGGAATCATGAGGATGCAAATGACCTTCTGCAAAATTCTTTAATCAAAATATGGAACAACCTCCCCACATTCCGGGGAGAATCCAAGCTATACACATGGATCTACAGAATAGCTACAAATGAGGCGCTTACATGGCTCAAAAAGCAGCGCTTCGAGAACAGATTTTCTCTTACGAATTTTGATAAAGCCCTTGCGAACAAGCTCACGACAGATGACTTTTTTAACGGAGACCAGATTCAGCTGGCGCTTCAGCAAGAAGTGATGAAGCTGCCGGATAAGCAGAGGGCAATTTTCTCCATGCGATATTTTCAAGACATGAAGTATGAAGAAATTGCGGAAATAACGGAGAGTAATGTCGGCGCAGTAAAAACCTCGTATTCAATAGCATACAACAAAATATCAGATAACCTAAAAAAGAAATTTTAA
- a CDS encoding transketolase family protein, with protein sequence MAKFINTGNKDTRSGFGAGLLEFGRENKKAVALTADLKGSVKMGDFAKEFPERFFQCGIAEANMIGTAAGLSLNGQIPFASTFAAFATGRVYDQVRQSVAYSDTNVKICASHAGITLGEDGATHQILEDIGLMRMLPNMTVINPCDYNQTKAATIAAGRYKGPVYLRFGRPSVPNFTPENQNFEIGKAIKMVEGKDVTIFATGHLVWEALQAADTLEKENISAEVIDIATIKPLDYDAVLASVKKTGAVVTAEEHFIAGGLGELISGFLAGHYLAPVEYVAIADKFGQSGTPDELMKAYGLDAEHIVAAAKRAIGRKK encoded by the coding sequence ATGGCAAAATTTATAAATACAGGAAATAAAGATACACGCTCAGGGTTTGGCGCCGGACTGTTAGAGTTTGGAAGAGAAAATAAAAAAGCCGTAGCTCTTACGGCAGATTTAAAAGGCTCAGTTAAGATGGGAGATTTTGCAAAAGAATTTCCGGAGAGATTTTTCCAGTGCGGAATTGCAGAGGCAAATATGATTGGAACTGCCGCAGGATTATCTCTTAACGGACAAATTCCTTTTGCTTCAACATTTGCCGCTTTTGCAACCGGACGTGTGTATGATCAAGTAAGACAAAGTGTTGCATACTCAGATACTAACGTAAAAATCTGCGCTTCTCATGCCGGAATTACACTTGGAGAGGATGGCGCAACACATCAAATTTTGGAGGATATCGGCCTGATGAGGATGCTTCCAAATATGACTGTTATTAATCCTTGTGATTACAATCAAACAAAAGCCGCAACCATTGCGGCAGGCAGATACAAGGGCCCCGTCTACTTAAGATTCGGACGTCCGAGCGTACCAAATTTTACTCCGGAAAACCAGAATTTTGAAATTGGCAAGGCAATTAAAATGGTTGAGGGAAAGGATGTTACAATATTCGCGACAGGTCATCTTGTTTGGGAGGCTCTGCAAGCTGCGGACACATTGGAGAAAGAAAATATCAGCGCAGAGGTAATTGATATTGCAACCATTAAGCCTCTTGATTATGATGCTGTTCTTGCGTCAGTTAAGAAGACCGGCGCAGTTGTAACAGCAGAAGAGCACTTTATTGCGGGAGGTCTTGGAGAATTAATCAGCGGCTTTCTTGCAGGTCATTATCTTGCTCCTGTTGAATATGTTGCAATTGCGGACAAATTTGGTCAAAGCGGAACACCCGATGAGCTGATGAAAGCTTATGGTCTTGATGCTGAGCATATTGTAGCAGCAGCAAAAAGAGCTATCGGGAGGAAAAAATAA